The sequence TTGCAAGGAAAATACTCAAAGCCATAAAGGGCTGGCATCCATGTTCTTCCTTAAAGTAAAAGTTTCAGAAAACTAGATAGAGAGGGCTTGTAAAAACTGGAGGTGGTGTGATATGGTTACTCACAGCATGAAGAAACAGGCACGCTtatgacaagaaccaaccacaCAATGTCCATTTTGTCCAGGCAGATGGTGTTTTTTTCATGAGGAGGAGCCAGTGCAGGACCTGACTGGTTACCGGACCCCCACGGTCCTTGCGTGGTGGCTGGGACCTGCCTGTTCATGAAGCTCCCGCTCTCTGTGGAAGGTGTCTTTGAGACGTCTGAATCATTCGCTGCGGGCCATGAGGCATCTGTGCTGTTGATAATGTCTGAGACATCAGTCAGGGGCTGAAGAGACTCAGCGGTCGGGTTCGCGTCCAACTTGTTTTTGACAGATCTTCTGCTGTCTGCTAACGGTGTGACGTTGGATGTTGTTATGTGTTTGGAGGGCGGGGCTGGGGATGGAGACCGGATTTCAGTTTGTGGCAATGCCTCTCCCACCGTTTCCAAAGGGAGCGTTGGTTTTTCAGTCGAAGATACGTCACGAGATGTGATGGCGTGGTGGTGTGGAGCCGACTCATCAGCATTTTGTTCTTTGTGAAATCTGGCAGCTGAAAATGATAAAGATGATAAAAGAGATGATGGATCCTTGGCACCAGGGGCCACATCGCTTTCAGTCCCTGAGAAAAAAGATTGTCCATAGCCAGGATTTGTGGCCTGATTTCCATTGTACAATCCAGTGGCGTTGATCTGCTGTCTGCTGCTATTAGTGCTAAAGTTCAGGGCTTCTGTTTTAGTGGTCAGCTGGGGTGCATCTGCTTTCTCTAAATGAGGGATTTGAGATGGTTTCCGGTCTCTGGGAATAAAAGCAAGTGTAGGGTAGACCTTATTGACCCCTGCTGTTGTAATAGCGTCTGTTCCAGTAATATCCTGATATTTGGCAGAAGGTACAGTGGTCCTCTGTGTCTGGAGTGTGTGGACAGTGCTTCTGTGGATGGCCTCAAGAGGGGGCAAAGCTTGGTCGTGCAGCTCCCCACTGCTGGAACCGTCTTGCCAGCTCGAGGGCACTGGTGAGAGCGTGACAAGAGTTCTGCTCCTCGGTGACATGGAGACAAAGTCCAGAAGGGTTTGGCTGGGGTGAAGCTCCTCTGAGGAGAACGCCAGCCCAACTGGCATTGACAGAATCAGGAACACACctgtgaaagagagaaagatgtAGATGTGAGAGGGATGTAGAGAtgatatgaagagttcagatgcaaaactgtcatgattctgcctcatcatgtcatgtctttcttggtcttgtggcagtatcatgacagagcctcatgttttgtgtggagagaggcatgttatgtcagaaccaacaataacatgcctctctccacactaaacactctccggtctcgtctttggccccgcccctctcgtttcctcgtttagccttccattagtgtttcattcccgacacctgtcccttgttaatcatcctttgttagtctccctgtTTAATgctcttgtgtttgctgtcctgtgctcgttcgttttgcTTACATGTCTTGTTTACCTTGCCTTGTTCATCACCTTGCGGTCTAGCCCATCGGATTACCTTGCCCCGTTGAACTGTATTACCTTGTCTGTTCTCCACGTTGCGTCACAGCTGTTATTTAGTTTTGGTTTATGTTGATTACCGCAAGTCTTAGTTTATTCTGTTCCATTGTTTTATCCCCCTCGAGGGAAGTTTTTCTGTTTCGTCATTTAGTCCTGTCcttgttttaccccatcgtgggattttgttttgttcgtatataaaagtcttgtttttgtaccaccgctgcctgcacttgggttctttccCCGAAAATAGTGACACAAAACACTCTGAAAGCCACCTCCGTAAAAAATGAGATTATGATGTTGAGTGAATGCTCTCCACACGTATAATTTTCCTTCAAAACACGCTTAATACCACACTCTGCCTGGTCTGAAATATCTAGTATTGCTGAAAGTAaacgtgaccctggaccacaaaaccagtcataagtagcatgggtatatttgtagcgatagccaaaaatacattgtataggtcaaaatgatagatttttattttatcattaggatattaagtaaaggtCGTGTTCCAtttagatattttgtaaatttcctactgtaaattaagagtttatttccaaaaagagatcatgttttttttattgtgccttccaattaatatcaatcaaagtgcagttggtttgttttgatttaagccataataactcaaaaattacagctaactaacatcataaaacacaataaaaacatgataacataatataaacatgatttttgaaaaacaaaaaatgtaaaaatcccgtaaaaaaactgACACTTTTTGGCAGCTGAGGCGACAGAAAAATaccataaagtaaaaaaaattcacataaaatgacattttccatttttccaaattttcagtctttttctgtaatttgaagtTTTGTAATTCTTACCGTATTTGACTCTAAacaaaaatcctgtaaaaaactgaaaataaaatactgaaaaataccagtttttcatgtaaatttgcagtcttttttgtaatttgacagGTTTTTAATCGTAtatcaaaaatacatgaaaatctgtcaaaataaaCAGTAGAATTCTGTCaaatttaaaatactgtatccTAAAACCttagtgttttgtccattttgtaacatacacctcatattttgatcTAACCTGAgggggcattaaaagcaaatattgtacaaatatgtgGTGATCAGGTCCATATGTCCACTTGCTTGTTGTTGGACATACACTAAAAAGAGTAAGAGTTTAGTACTTCCTATTTTCACAATTTGTGTAGGATATACAGATATACAAGTGTGTGCTTAAAGGGAATATACTGAAAGCAAGTCAGTCTGAAACAAACAAGAATagaggaaaaaatatataaacatatgaaAGTCTATaaccacagaaaataaaaacatccagGCAGCTTTCCAtgacacctgactgatcagagTAGGGCCATTGTTTCATCAACATGCTCTTTCAGTTGCTATAGAAACAAAGCTTCAGCTCTTAGAAGAcgaaaggaagaaagaaagaggtgAGACTCACAGAGGAATGACATATCAGAAGAAGACATGGAGAGATGTAAGTGAAATGCCagctgctttttttttttttttgctttatttaacAGTCATTATGTTACCAGAACCCTTCAAGTTCTCTCTTTACAGGCACTGACGCACTTTctctattctttttttttaaaggggacAATGCACATTTATTAACATGGGCATCTAAAACCATCAAATGCCAGATTTAGCCATACAAGGTTTCATCTGTAGTCGCTAGGGTGATGGTGAAAAGTACATAAGATATTAAAAATAGATATGGCACCGAATCACAgctactaaatttctccaccgatacagatatagccgattattcagagtgatatctgtcgatgctgattctgaagattaaatgaatatttcttaactttctgaatgttattaattcagataatgactattaatattgaacatcaaactggtgatgtttttttaacattttctatatacagcgcacaaattcattgcattttcctgtcctcttttgattgacaggatatatcagccctgatcatcggctgtttttaaactatcgccccatagccgatagtgtgaaaaattgcttttgcagactgataccgattattggccgatatatcgttGCATCTCTAATTACAAATCTTGTAGaagcacattttaataaatacagcCATAACCAACACCAAATCActtcaaatatttacaaaaacaacacactACTCCAAATCACCAGgacgtgtttgattacccaatAACCACGTTTCATGGATGCAGAAAAGAAAgccaaatatgaaatatttctaaACACTTACTTAAACTTGTAGGTCTAGTATGTGTGAAGTGCTCTATGAAAAACTACACAGCACCAGTTTTTTAGTTAATGTTTTTGAATCAGTCGTTTGCATCTAAGATATCCCAAAGAATTTACAGTACATGCCAGAAACCTACATGGCCAAGCATGCTACCAGGACTCCTGTAGCTCAATTTGTACATCATAGCATTAGCAGCGCAATGGTCGTGCCTTTGATTCCCAGGGTACACGCATACTGATCAAATGCATACATTGGATGCACTCTGagtttgaataaaagcatctggcaAATGCAGAAACGTACAAATCCATGCTGAAGTCCAAAATCATTGACGTATTTGCCATGTCCTGTTTTCTTGGACCCCATCAGAAGAAGCTCATCTCATACACCCCTGCCAATCCAACACagcattaataaaacatcaccttcatgaataaaacatgaattcTTGCTCATTTCACAACAAAGTGGTGCGTTTAGATCAGACACAAGCTTCCAAACTCACCTCCCCCTGCGCATATCCTCGACAAACTCCCAAAGCATTTAACAAGCCGCCCTCCGTCACGGATCTGAAGCTGCACCAAACCGTTAAAATCATCTGAACTCCCTGATCCAATCTAACACAAACATGATGCTTAttaaaaatcataagcaatgttCTATTACCAGAGTCATGTTTTATATATGATCATACTGTATCAAGTCTGTATCAATAATAACATCTGATTATTTATCAGATTGTTTagggtttatttttttaatttgatggCACTTTTGCACCTCTTGGAGGAGTATTTATGGATAATACAACAAGTTCTCCAGCTAATAGGACTAATTTCTGTATCAACATGCTTGTCAACCAATAACCCTAaccagatttaaagggatagttcccacCAAAAAGAAactcataatttattcaccttcatgtatttccaaacctgtatgactttcttccttctgcagaacacaaaagaagatattttaaaggacgttggtaaccaaacaacattgcaccccattgatttccattgtatggacactaaaccactgagacatttttcaaaatatcttctttcgtgttccactgaagaaagagtcagatacaggtttggaatgacatgagggtgaataaatgattacaaaatgtttattttaggtgaactgtccctttaagggttaAATCAGGGGCATACAAACAAAGAACTTCACTATGGATTATATAGATTTACGTAGACtcaaaagtaacaaatacaGAATACGATTCAAATTAAGAACAATATTATTTACTACTACTACTTTACTTACTAATAAGTGCCTCAAACCAAATTCTGAGTTcttcttttaatgtttttgtggATGCATTATACTGTGTGTATTAGGCGGTGTGACAGAAATACCTCAACAGATTTTTCTATTTTGTGTATATCATGGTTTGTAAAAAAATTTTTATTAATCCAAGTGAGACGCTGCACATGAGATGAAGAAACAGAgagaaatacaaacacacagatcaaGAAGACCCACAACTGAAtccacatttatattttatttaatttatgttaatattaatttatatttttattttattgtataataatattattaaataaattatttgttgaattttgttgtatgttaatttgattaaataaacaatttgttgaatgggtcctgtagtttggtcgcatttaaaggcgtcatattgcacggctaaaacgaatattattgtttgttttagatgtaacgcaatgtgtatacaccatttaaagtttaaaaaacgttgtattttccacataccgttcatgtttgtatctcctctttaccccgcctctctgaaacgcgctgattttttacaaagctcatcgctctgaaaagcgaggtgtgctatgattggccagttcaccagtgcgtagtgattggtcaaatactgcaagcatttcacggaaatgtaacgcctcttaccatattcttaacatcaggttccaaagcaattgtactgacaggcgatacaatgagatttacaattattcccaccttaactacgtgtagatttgggcggtcttagtcaaatcatgttacgaagttacgtagattcgccggggtgtggttacacgaggcgtttcaggcaagtctggttgagcattcgcttttagatagaatgtgTCAGGAAACAGGTGTGGaaaacccaattgcaggcaatGGTAGTACGGGGGGaacaaaaagacttttatttacacacaaaaaaattaaacaaaaacccacgttGGGGTATAACTGAACAAACAGGATAATAAACGGGACGTAGACTGACTCACACTAAACTAAgctaaacacttgacaaactaaactgaacacttactagTCTGACGGGACAATCCAAAACAGGAACAcgttttggatttcatgagagaaACAGGTAAGCACAGGATACAAGGCACAATGAATACAGCCGAAGACTCGCTGGATACAGAGAGCATGCACACTCAATGACcgaacacaagacaatgaaacatgaggactatataaaggggagcaAATCAAGTAATCAAGtagggacaggtgcggggcatgaactaattaacgaTGTAACTAAGGAgtcgaaagggcgggaacagagacgcgacaccggagagtggaaggccaacagggccaaaacgttactctccacataaaacaagggatcctgccgtgattctgccacaagatcaagaaagacatgacaagatgaggcagaatcacgacaagaatgcatcttttgttcccatactttcatttgtgcaattttacgtgtctaatagatgcatgggcaacttataacacaccaaaaacacagaaaaacacgtacttccaccatatgacccctttaaagaaatggtatggtacattgacatctagtggttaagcttggtatcgcagtctaatttcaaaatattggagagaagtttagccaagtgacggttcttctcggtttcttttgcttgttataataaataatctacaggcactctattgttcgTGAAGTGCAGCCAACGAACGTGTACATGCGCAGTGACATTTCCAACCGTCCATATTCAATTTTCATATTGAAGGGACTTAAAATTACTTATaccaaatgtaaaatgaattGTCAATGTCATTCGTGTTGTCCTTAAAGCGGGAAGTCACCCAAATACgaatatttactcacccttatgtcattttaaatgcaccAAACACATCTTTATTAAGTTACATGAAACCAGTCagttatattaaatactgtagGTGAACAGACCATGAGCAGTCCATGGACTTTCATTACTTAATAGGAATCTTGTTCCAGGAGCAACAAAGGATGGTCCAGGAACATGTCCAGACTGGGTAAATCATATTAAACCACACCATCAGAGTGTGTGGTTGTGCATGAATGAACGGGAGTGAGAAAGAAAGGAGTGAAATTTGTCATActattttttttgctttaaaaacactAGCCTGACAAAGGTTATCTCGCATTTATCAATGAATGACTCACTCTCTAGTAGCATTTAAGCtgccacacaaacaaacacacacacacacaagatttCACACTCCTCTGACTCAAATTCTAATAGTGAGTGGGAGGAAGAGGAAGAAGGACATATACTACATCACAGTGTCAGAACTGGGCTAAGGCTATTTTGCAAGATGAGCTTTGAAGCATAAGGTGTGTATAAAGGTGCTGTGCATCATTTTACACTATCAACGAGCAGTGCCGATCCTAGGTGTCTGGGGGCCCTGTGCAAACctttgtgaggggcccttgtcATAATTGTTCAAATTAGATAAACATAACTGTTAActatataagaaataaaaataatgcatcaattaacacacttaaatgaattaaaactgagagacaaaaataaacattaaactgacagtaagaacaattaagtataaaattaaattcacattttgattcacatgtaaatTATCCTTAACCTAAAGTAACATgtggctctggaaccatctagctgtcAAAAAAACCTTTTACACGCAAATGCGGTGTGTTTTTTACTGACAAgatgagtgattaacaaaaataaaacatgatgaatGTAGTTTACTCAAGTAAGCTAAGCATATGAAAACACGTCgataattctctaaatgtgatgacacaaaaatgacatattatcgTGGGCAAACGAAATAAAGTGTATTGAAgttgtgcattatagctgagactCATATGAATACTGTTCAATTTTGTGACTGTAAACAATTtcctgtaaatgtaaatataataaatagtacaaaaacacatgctttcttgtttttttgcttGTGTAGTTGGCAGGTTTTTTTTCGTTAGACGGATATCTCCGTTTTAAAGCCATGGCCATATGTAAAATCACCTTGTCATCACCTGCCGCGCACTGCATAAAGTCTGAGTATGtaacagtaattaaataaattaatataatagaAATACATTTCCAAATTATTCCACTAAAGTTCAATCCGCAAgttaaaaaataagcatcttgtttacattatagtgttttttattcagtactcaagggggccccctggtggtgcaggggccctacgCAACTTGCGTAATTTGCGTATAGGAAGAATCGGCTCTTTCAATGAATATAATGAACTAACAGCTGCTTGTTTCTGTTACTAGGTTATAATACGTTAGATGCTTTGTTACTGTggatgcatttatgcatttggcaaacggTGCATTCAAGGTtaattttatcagtatgtgttcaCTAAAAGTCAAATCCATGACCTTTACACTGTTAACACAATGCTTAGTCAAACATAACAGATGTGAAGAATGCAAACTGCTTTTGCAAAGTGATTTATTTAGAGACGAGCAGGCTATGACAAACACATTACAAATGCATATGATATGTCAATAGCAATTCATTTATAGATTATGTGTAAAGACGTGTAAAATCAACACACACTATATCCATGGGGCGTCTGtgcatttgtttgtgtgagTATGCGAGCTTGTGTGTGTCAGGGTCAGAGTGGCATTGGTATAATTAGTCTGAGAGGCAGTGTCCTCTCTGTTGATGGTGTTGATGGCTAACACGGACAAAAACACCTGACCCCCTCTTTTCCAGAGAAACCGCAGCAGAGCTGTAAAGAGGGCTTTTCCGATGCAACCAAATAAACAGATGGTGATGGAGAGTACAGCAGAAAGCGCAAGCTTCTATTCACAGTCGAACAAAGCGAAGGTTGGTGTGAGGAGAGGTGTGATGGACACATagaaagagaaaatgaagaACATAGGATTGAAATGGATATGCATAAATTCTTTGTTATTCTATGATAGATAAATTGGTTTGACAAGCCCGAGCTTGCATGTCGAATGATTAACCTTGCAATAATTGCTTCCTCTTTTTTCTGTGCTAAAAATGACTTTCATTACAAAATTGCATGCAAAATGATATGAGGGATTTCTCTGACAAGTTTGActacatgcatacatacaa comes from Triplophysa rosa linkage group LG23, Trosa_1v2, whole genome shotgun sequence and encodes:
- the tmem108 gene encoding uncharacterized protein tmem108 translates to MTRSLQVLPHQLLSVFLILSMPVGLAFSSEELHPSQTLLDFVSMSPRSRTLVTLSPVPSSWQDGSSSGELHDQALPPLEAIHRSTVHTLQTQRTTVPSAKYQDITGTDAITTAGVNKVYPTLAFIPRDRKPSQIPHLEKADAPQLTTKTEALNFSTNSSRQQINATGLYNGNQATNPGYGQSFFSGTESDVAPGAKDPSSLLSSLSFSAARFHKEQNADESAPHHHAITSRDVSSTEKPTLPLETVGEALPQTEIRSPSPAPPSKHITTSNVTPLADSRRSVKNKLDANPTAESLQPLTDVSDIINSTDASWPAANDSDVSKTPSTESGSFMNRQVPATTQGPWGSGNQSGPALAPPHEKNTICLDKMDIVWLVLVISVPVSSCSVLLTVCCMRRKKKSATQENNLSYWNDAITMDYFSRHAVELPREIQSLETAEDQETFLPPNGDYSDSGVVLVNPFCQETLFINRDKASDI